In the genome of Bacillus sp. S3, one region contains:
- a CDS encoding type IV pilus twitching motility protein PilT, whose translation MKEKIDTILRAAIEYKASDVHLTVGVPPVLRINGDLRRYGSDKLMPDDTEGMAKAIIPDDLWERFKSKGELDFSYGVPGVSRFRVNAYHQRKSVSIALRTVASKTPTIEELDLPPVISKLVQKPQGLILVTGPTGSGKSTTLASMIDYMNRTMRKHIITLEDPIEYLHRHGTSIIDQREVGFDTNNYASGLKAALRQDPDVILVGEMRDLETMSIAITAAETGHLVLGTLHTSSAPTTINRIIDVFPSGQQPQIRIQLASVLVGVISQRLFPMADKKGRKAATEILVNNAAIANLIRNEKIHQIQSTMQTSRAQGMHTLEMSIRDLIDRNVIQRDAASQYLQEKMMMNG comes from the coding sequence ATGAAAGAAAAAATTGACACAATCTTACGAGCGGCTATTGAATACAAAGCATCTGATGTGCATTTAACGGTTGGTGTTCCCCCGGTGTTGCGAATTAATGGTGACCTTAGACGGTATGGATCCGATAAATTAATGCCCGACGACACTGAGGGAATGGCGAAAGCAATCATCCCAGATGATTTGTGGGAAAGATTTAAGAGTAAAGGGGAGCTTGATTTTTCCTATGGTGTACCTGGTGTGTCACGTTTTCGTGTCAATGCCTATCATCAAAGGAAAAGTGTTTCGATTGCACTGAGGACGGTTGCATCAAAAACTCCGACAATTGAGGAGTTGGATTTACCCCCGGTCATTTCTAAGCTCGTTCAGAAGCCGCAAGGTCTGATTCTTGTTACCGGGCCAACAGGTAGCGGTAAATCGACTACATTAGCCTCAATGATTGATTACATGAACCGAACAATGCGAAAGCATATCATTACATTAGAGGATCCAATCGAGTATCTTCATAGACATGGGACTTCGATTATTGATCAAAGGGAAGTCGGGTTTGATACAAATAACTATGCCAGCGGCTTAAAGGCGGCATTAAGGCAAGACCCTGATGTCATTCTTGTTGGGGAGATGCGTGACTTAGAAACGATGTCTATTGCGATTACAGCGGCAGAAACAGGCCATCTTGTATTAGGGACACTTCATACATCGAGTGCACCAACAACGATTAACCGGATCATCGATGTATTCCCATCAGGGCAGCAGCCGCAAATTCGGATCCAGTTGGCTTCGGTGTTAGTGGGGGTTATTTCTCAACGGTTATTTCCTATGGCTGATAAAAAGGGCAGGAAAGCAGCAACAGAAATACTGGTGAATAACGCTGCCATCGCCAACTTGATTAGAAATGAAAAAATCCACCAAATTCAAAGCACAATGCAGACGTCCCGGGCCCAGGGAATGCATACGCTGGAGATGAGCATAAGAGATTTAATTGATCGAAATGTGATCCAAAGAGATGCAGCGTCACAATATTTGCAAGAAAAGATGATGATGAATGGCTAG
- a CDS encoding GspE/PulE family protein, with translation MRQIRRRLGDLLIEEGLITPEQLESTLNQKESGQKLGDALIQRGYITEQQLVEVLESQLGIPHVSLFQYPFDTNLYSLITKESARRNLIIPLKREGNKLFVAMANPMDFIVIDDLRLSTGFQIEPAIATKDDILRSINKYYDVDDGLDDLLDELPQNDRERNDDVTDQNSPIVRLVNQILMNAVIQRASDIHIDPQETKVVVRYRIDGVLRNEKVLPRHMQSVLTARIKIMSNLDITEHRIPQDGRIKFNLDFHPVDLRVSTLPTVFGEKIVMRLLDMGSTLNDINKLGFNALNMKRFNEMIEKPTGIVLITGPTGSGKSSTLYAALNKLNSEAVNIITIEDPVEYQLEGINQIQVNTNVGMTFAAGLRSILRQDPNIIMVGEIRDRETAEVAIRASLTGHLVLSTLHTNDSIGTVTRLIDMGVEPFLLASSLSGIVAQRLVRKVCRDCAELQEPSKREVEIFARRGMKIEKISRGKGCSSCNMTGYKGRIALHEVLVIHEDMSRAMMNGESFQKLKEMATKNKTIFLLDDGLIKIKQGLTTTEEVLKVAILE, from the coding sequence ATGAGGCAAATACGAAGACGACTAGGTGATTTGTTAATTGAAGAAGGATTAATTACACCGGAACAGCTTGAATCAACTTTAAATCAAAAGGAATCGGGACAAAAACTCGGTGATGCACTTATTCAAAGAGGTTATATTACAGAACAGCAATTAGTGGAAGTGCTTGAATCTCAACTGGGGATTCCACACGTCAGCCTGTTTCAATATCCCTTTGATACGAATCTATATTCGCTGATTACCAAAGAATCTGCAAGAAGGAATTTAATTATCCCGTTAAAAAGGGAAGGAAATAAGCTTTTTGTCGCAATGGCCAACCCGATGGATTTTATCGTCATAGACGATCTACGACTATCGACAGGCTTTCAAATTGAGCCGGCGATTGCGACGAAAGACGATATTTTACGGTCCATCAATAAATATTATGATGTCGACGATGGCCTTGATGATTTACTTGATGAACTGCCGCAAAATGACAGAGAAAGAAATGATGATGTAACAGACCAGAATTCACCGATCGTTCGTCTCGTGAATCAAATTTTGATGAATGCTGTGATTCAACGTGCCAGTGATATTCATATTGATCCGCAGGAGACAAAAGTGGTGGTCCGCTACCGGATTGACGGGGTATTGCGGAATGAAAAAGTTCTTCCGCGTCATATGCAAAGTGTGTTAACAGCGCGAATTAAAATCATGTCCAATCTAGATATTACAGAGCACAGGATTCCGCAGGATGGCCGGATCAAGTTTAATCTTGATTTTCATCCTGTCGATCTTCGTGTTTCCACCCTTCCAACCGTTTTCGGCGAGAAGATTGTTATGCGTCTCCTTGACATGGGTTCAACATTAAATGATATAAACAAACTCGGATTTAATGCGCTAAATATGAAAAGATTTAACGAAATGATTGAAAAACCAACAGGGATTGTACTAATTACTGGACCAACAGGATCCGGTAAATCATCGACTCTTTATGCGGCACTAAACAAATTGAACAGTGAAGCGGTCAATATTATTACGATTGAGGATCCGGTCGAATACCAATTGGAAGGAATTAACCAAATTCAAGTGAACACAAATGTGGGGATGACCTTTGCTGCCGGATTACGATCGATTCTCCGTCAAGATCCAAACATCATTATGGTTGGTGAGATTCGTGATAGGGAAACAGCTGAAGTAGCCATACGAGCCTCCTTAACCGGTCACTTGGTATTAAGCACCCTTCATACAAATGATTCGATAGGGACCGTGACAAGGCTGATTGATATGGGAGTCGAACCATTTTTACTTGCCTCCTCCTTAAGTGGTATTGTTGCCCAGCGCCTTGTGCGGAAGGTGTGCCGTGATTGTGCCGAACTTCAGGAACCTTCAAAGCGAGAAGTGGAGATTTTTGCAAGGCGTGGGATGAAAATTGAAAAAATCTCCCGGGGAAAAGGCTGTTCTTCGTGTAATATGACAGGCTATAAAGGTCGAATTGCTCTTCATGAGGTACTAGTTATTCATGAAGATATGAGCCGGGCAATGATGAATGGCGAATCCTTTCAAAAACTGAAGGAAATGGCGACGAAAAATAAAACGATCTTTTTACTTGATGATGGCTTAATCAAAATAAAACAAGGGTTAACAACCACCGAAGAGGTATTAAAAGTAGCAATTCTGGAGTAG
- a CDS encoding VanW family protein, whose protein sequence is MGKNQQMIKLFVVLFICTAFIFSFSHYGAKAFEKMTNMDGKYSDGTTIGAFNVSGMSEEEAKRILEEKYLEWLQETTMRLQYGEKEVPFELNPFHLDSQQTVSSIKDGQNNPAFITVDQVQVEEQIEILFPQIKSNELDLDKLMKNLNDTASLFKAGTYTFNLYNDYLLAEHKKDVVLNVAVVEMNDVPVDLQTVIEKNSSIKIPEESTFSLLEFAKEQKMGSADSLNLLATGIYQAILPSNMSIVERNIGSSLPKYVKLGFEAKVIQAKMADFIISNPNKAKYLLELKLENNQLKVTLKGKKFVYEYKITTKDEEKLKPKTIIQYSPLLLPGKTKIQTKGVEGQIIKIYRETYQGDQLLKTELISEDYYPPVFQVEVHGLGGSQQGTPQTNGTDGTKQGTTNSNQTTTNSELNSSQTTSPTETWQQDSNDSDLWGKPNEQPK, encoded by the coding sequence TTGGGTAAAAATCAGCAAATGATCAAATTATTTGTTGTATTGTTCATCTGCACAGCATTTATTTTTAGTTTCTCCCATTATGGGGCCAAGGCATTTGAAAAAATGACAAATATGGATGGGAAGTACTCCGATGGTACCACAATCGGGGCGTTTAATGTTTCAGGAATGAGTGAAGAAGAAGCAAAAAGAATATTAGAGGAAAAGTATCTTGAATGGCTTCAAGAAACAACGATGCGGCTGCAATATGGAGAAAAAGAGGTTCCATTTGAGTTAAACCCATTCCATTTAGATTCACAACAAACAGTTAGTTCAATCAAGGATGGGCAAAACAATCCTGCATTCATTACAGTAGATCAAGTACAGGTTGAAGAGCAGATAGAAATTCTGTTTCCGCAAATAAAAAGTAATGAGCTTGACTTAGATAAACTTATGAAAAATTTAAATGATACAGCATCTCTATTTAAGGCAGGTACTTATACCTTTAATCTTTATAATGATTATTTATTAGCAGAACATAAAAAGGATGTTGTGCTTAATGTGGCGGTTGTTGAAATGAACGATGTGCCAGTTGATTTACAAACTGTCATAGAGAAAAACTCTTCAATTAAAATTCCAGAAGAATCAACGTTTTCCCTGTTGGAGTTTGCGAAGGAACAAAAAATGGGAAGTGCTGATTCTCTTAACCTGCTTGCAACCGGAATTTATCAGGCTATTTTGCCTTCTAATATGTCCATCGTTGAACGAAATATTGGAAGTTCACTTCCTAAATATGTTAAGTTAGGCTTTGAGGCTAAAGTGATTCAGGCGAAGATGGCTGATTTTATCATATCAAATCCAAATAAAGCAAAGTACCTTCTAGAATTAAAATTGGAAAACAACCAGCTAAAGGTTACTCTGAAAGGTAAAAAGTTTGTATACGAATATAAAATTACTACAAAAGATGAAGAGAAGTTAAAGCCTAAGACAATTATTCAATACAGTCCATTGCTTCTTCCAGGTAAAACGAAGATTCAAACAAAAGGAGTAGAGGGGCAAATTATTAAAATTTACCGAGAAACCTATCAAGGAGACCAATTGCTAAAAACTGAATTGATTTCAGAGGATTATTATCCTCCAGTTTTCCAAGTGGAGGTTCACGGACTTGGTGGAAGTCAGCAAGGGACGCCCCAGACTAATGGAACGGATGGAACCAAGCAAGGTACAACAAATAGTAACCAAACAACTACTAATTCTGAATTGAATAGCAGTCAAACAACGTCACCAACTGAAACGTGGCAACAGGATTCAAATGACAGCGACCTATGGGGAAAGCCAAATGAACAACCAAAATAA
- a CDS encoding pilus assembly PilX N-terminal domain-containing protein yields MKEKRECLLNSIKNENGMALVTVLLVLVVVTILGLGLIGLSASNMKMSAGERNNQSAYYIAESGMTNAMSIINKEIPDIYKNSYFNSEFIRNFENEFIVKGIPDYNDFENSFGKMPVAKIKIESAPNSTLNPFTTEYKITSTGTIDNRSRSVEKTIRITWNPKSNIKIASNTVLFIGENLNWANTPATITGTVGLGLEADKKFTGSKIPQMIKYGDVTITEPEFPRFTIPSNSNSLAGSNLTISNDMILNSITVFQSGTLTINVGDINRILVVDTLKLSSYGKLKLIGDGTLTIYAKNLYLDYGTILNTGGDVNKLNIFLEGSGSQLNNGMIFGSMFAKNSSFTINDSSGVQGNVITGGSGIINLNNDKKTTPPTKMIFAPLATVYGNGNFIGTIIAKEFISSGNDHWFKFQQLTNPPYFIDNGTVNLPSGNLLTSDPVREK; encoded by the coding sequence ATGAAGGAAAAAAGGGAATGCCTTTTAAATTCAATTAAGAATGAGAATGGAATGGCATTAGTTACTGTTTTATTAGTACTTGTGGTAGTCACAATCCTAGGGCTTGGTTTAATTGGACTTTCGGCATCTAATATGAAAATGAGTGCTGGTGAAAGGAATAATCAATCAGCATATTATATTGCTGAATCTGGTATGACGAATGCGATGAGTATTATCAACAAAGAAATTCCAGATATCTATAAAAATTCTTATTTTAACTCGGAGTTTATTCGGAATTTTGAGAATGAATTTATTGTGAAGGGAATACCTGACTATAATGATTTTGAAAATTCATTTGGGAAAATGCCTGTAGCAAAAATAAAAATTGAATCGGCCCCTAATAGCACGTTAAATCCATTTACCACAGAATATAAAATTACGTCTACAGGTACAATTGATAACCGTTCTAGGTCTGTCGAAAAAACAATTCGTATAACCTGGAATCCTAAAAGTAATATAAAAATTGCTTCAAATACAGTTTTGTTCATTGGTGAGAATTTGAATTGGGCAAATACTCCGGCTACTATTACTGGAACAGTAGGTTTAGGGCTGGAAGCAGATAAAAAGTTTACCGGAAGTAAAATACCACAAATGATAAAGTATGGAGATGTAACCATAACTGAGCCTGAATTCCCTCGGTTTACAATTCCTAGTAACTCGAATTCCCTAGCAGGTAGTAATTTAACAATCAGCAATGACATGATATTAAATTCAATTACTGTTTTTCAATCTGGTACATTGACTATAAATGTTGGTGATATTAATAGAATTCTTGTTGTTGACACTCTTAAGTTATCAAGTTATGGGAAGCTAAAATTAATTGGAGATGGAACTCTTACAATTTATGCTAAAAATCTTTACTTGGATTATGGTACTATTCTTAATACGGGTGGAGATGTAAATAAGTTAAATATCTTCTTAGAGGGGTCTGGTAGTCAATTAAATAATGGAATGATCTTTGGATCTATGTTTGCCAAAAATTCAAGTTTTACCATTAATGATTCTTCAGGAGTACAAGGCAATGTTATAACTGGAGGTAGTGGAATAATCAATTTAAATAATGACAAAAAAACAACCCCGCCGACAAAAATGATTTTTGCTCCATTAGCTACTGTTTATGGGAACGGGAACTTTATTGGTACTATTATAGCCAAAGAGTTCATTTCTAGTGGGAATGACCATTGGTTTAAATTTCAACAATTAACAAATCCGCCGTACTTTATCGACAATGGGACGGTAAATCTACCTTCAGGAAATTTATTGACATCTGACCCAGTACGCGAAAAATAA
- a CDS encoding PilW family protein — protein sequence MLKSNKGVTLIELLAVLAILSIVILLAGSVQLFGQKQTKQQTDEIQNQSEVRLALNMITKDIRSAKSGPSNVNVTIPNTELQINTMNDTTIVYKFDGNKTLLKDSQPFISNIKEFVINKDIEKVSITLTSNDIRPISLSSTIFFRK from the coding sequence GTGCTCAAAAGCAATAAAGGTGTTACATTAATTGAATTATTAGCTGTCCTAGCAATCTTATCAATTGTGATTTTACTTGCTGGTTCAGTTCAATTATTCGGACAAAAGCAAACGAAGCAGCAAACGGATGAAATTCAGAACCAATCAGAAGTGAGACTTGCTCTTAATATGATTACTAAAGATATTAGGAGTGCGAAAAGTGGTCCTAGTAATGTTAATGTGACGATACCAAACACTGAATTACAGATTAACACAATGAATGATACTACAATAGTATACAAATTTGACGGTAATAAAACCCTTTTAAAAGACAGTCAACCATTTATATCTAATATTAAAGAGTTTGTAATCAATAAGGATATAGAAAAGGTATCAATAACATTAACTTCAAATGATATACGCCCAATATCACTTTCATCAACAATTTTTTTTAGGAAATAG
- a CDS encoding prepilin-type N-terminal cleavage/methylation domain-containing protein → MKKLVNHFFSEKGMTLIEILVSIVILSIIIMSFLTMFVQSSRTNNTSKNIMDATYVAETSMEEISNFVVSTNSLTFWSNLKISGYDKVAGTGTTFKKNSNTKGHYVTVDFTDKDTSKSMVKVIVKVFNNDTSSKKLEAQMEVLLSWKQ, encoded by the coding sequence ATGAAGAAATTGGTTAATCATTTCTTCTCTGAAAAAGGGATGACATTAATAGAAATACTAGTTTCAATTGTAATTTTATCTATTATTATCATGTCCTTCTTAACAATGTTTGTTCAATCCTCACGCACGAATAATACCTCAAAAAATATTATGGATGCGACGTATGTTGCTGAAACAAGTATGGAGGAAATTAGTAATTTTGTAGTTTCCACAAATTCCCTAACATTTTGGAGTAACTTAAAAATATCTGGTTATGATAAAGTTGCCGGAACCGGAACAACATTCAAAAAAAACAGCAACACAAAAGGACATTACGTTACGGTGGATTTTACTGATAAAGACACTTCTAAATCGATGGTTAAAGTAATAGTAAAAGTATTCAACAATGATACTAGCTCTAAAAAGCTGGAAGCTCAAATGGAAGTGTTATTATCCTGGAAACAATAG
- a CDS encoding sensor domain-containing diguanylate cyclase, translating to MDVKPGMKIAIFLVWLLMVPSGLWYTYNTYPPNISGQWIDLLAFLLLTSIVASMPIVINNMFIFLIQWVALATFLRFGLFVEIIFAQIAVVVLLLKLRILRKAELFRLPLNLNMFFLVSFISGILYYALGGQTGPSLANDTRSLWLAVLYVIVYYLLNQIIISCNLYFIYRVKESYFGKDLFVETITTLITMPIGLVLYILYNQVGLLALLFVGIPFVSLSIVFNLYYSSEKINEYLQKAAEIGHQLAEQLHVNAVLDLFIQKLSEMLPVDYAYILEAKGDDLTLIRRIESGTVMPNEILSLKRNEGISGKVWSEQMAFLFSSRKEWQQFDTNTIPKDVESILGVPIVRSNKLIGVLLLASKKKRAYEKSQLMIIDILCSHFAVAIENANNFEQTKRQSERCALTGLYNYRYFENLLTEEFEKLTRFHRQMLSLVILDIDHFKQINDRYGHQSGNEILRELADRLRKLVGDRGTVARYGGEEFVVLLPDLSKEEAYQMAEQIRQMISNWPFTLQQTMDLDKPQQKVMITASIGIATAPEDAEDSLALIRHADRALYVGAKRAGRNRVAEYSSC from the coding sequence ATGGATGTAAAACCAGGAATGAAAATCGCCATATTTCTGGTATGGCTGCTGATGGTTCCATCAGGATTGTGGTACACCTATAACACTTATCCCCCTAATATCTCTGGGCAGTGGATAGATTTATTGGCTTTTCTCCTATTAACATCAATCGTGGCATCCATGCCGATTGTGATTAATAATATGTTTATTTTTTTAATCCAGTGGGTAGCTCTTGCTACCTTTTTGCGCTTTGGATTATTTGTCGAAATTATATTTGCCCAAATTGCTGTCGTCGTTTTGCTGCTCAAGTTAAGGATTCTCCGAAAGGCTGAATTATTCCGGCTGCCGCTAAATTTAAATATGTTTTTTTTAGTTTCCTTTATTAGCGGGATCCTCTATTACGCCCTTGGCGGTCAGACAGGCCCGAGCCTAGCAAACGACACCCGCTCACTATGGCTTGCCGTTTTGTATGTCATCGTTTATTATTTGTTAAACCAAATCATTATTTCCTGCAATCTTTATTTTATTTATAGAGTGAAAGAATCCTATTTTGGCAAAGATCTTTTCGTAGAGACAATTACAACGTTAATCACAATGCCAATTGGTTTAGTATTGTATATTCTATATAATCAGGTAGGATTGTTGGCTCTCCTATTTGTGGGGATTCCATTCGTCAGTCTGTCAATTGTCTTCAATCTCTATTATTCTAGTGAAAAAATTAACGAGTATTTACAAAAGGCAGCGGAAATTGGTCATCAACTGGCGGAACAGCTGCATGTTAATGCCGTTCTAGACTTGTTTATTCAAAAGCTCAGTGAGATGCTTCCGGTTGACTATGCTTATATACTTGAGGCTAAGGGCGATGATCTTACATTAATTCGCCGGATCGAGTCAGGAACAGTTATGCCAAACGAAATTCTATCGTTGAAAAGAAATGAGGGGATTAGCGGGAAGGTTTGGTCGGAACAAATGGCCTTCTTATTTTCCTCGAGGAAAGAGTGGCAACAATTTGACACCAATACCATTCCAAAAGATGTGGAAAGTATTTTAGGGGTGCCAATTGTAAGAAGTAATAAATTAATCGGGGTATTACTGCTTGCCTCTAAGAAAAAACGCGCATATGAAAAATCGCAACTAATGATTATTGATATACTTTGCTCCCATTTTGCTGTTGCAATTGAAAACGCAAACAATTTTGAACAAACCAAAAGGCAGAGTGAACGCTGTGCCTTAACTGGCCTTTATAATTATCGCTATTTTGAAAATTTGTTAACCGAAGAATTTGAGAAACTGACTCGTTTCCATCGGCAAATGCTCTCATTAGTCATCCTGGATATTGACCACTTTAAACAAATTAATGACAGGTATGGCCATCAGAGCGGAAACGAAATCCTCCGTGAACTCGCCGACAGGCTGCGTAAGCTTGTCGGAGACCGTGGGACAGTAGCACGCTATGGCGGTGAAGAATTTGTCGTACTCTTACCAGACCTGTCTAAAGAAGAGGCCTACCAAATGGCCGAGCAAATCAGACAAATGATTTCCAATTGGCCATTTACCTTGCAACAAACCATGGATCTGGACAAACCGCAGCAAAAGGTCATGATCACTGCATCGATCGGAATTGCCACTGCACCGGAAGATGCGGAGGATTCGTTGGCATTGATCAGGCACGCAGACCGAGCTCTTTATGTAGGGGCGAAACGCGCTGGGAGAAATCGGGTTGCGGAGTATTCGTCGTGTTAA
- a CDS encoding bifunctional folylpolyglutamate synthase/dihydrofolate synthase — MFTTYNEALDWIHGRLRLGIKPGLKRMEWMMDKLGSPEDNIKAVHIGGTNGKGSTVTFLRAILQTGGYTVGTFTSPYIEQFNERISVNGKPITDEELVQLANVIRPLADELEMTELGGPTEFEVITAMAFYYFAKIKKVDMVIFEVGLGGRFDSTNIIQPLASIITNIGLDHTNILGNTYEEIAFEKAGIIKDGTPVFTAVKQSGALRVIEEQAEKKSAPIIRINQEFSISDHESLTRGEQFTLSAPLQTLKDLEISMMGQHQTENAALAILTVQYLNGKGLFTVMEQGIRSGLMQAYWPGRFEVLSERPLVIIDGAHNEEGITTLVHELSTRFNDRNIHIVFAALTDKKLDEMIGKLDHVANQISFVSFDFPRAAKAEQLLNLSQSSNKLAVDHWQSYLLEEMKTLGDKDLLVVTGSLYFISEAKPYLCKYLKNVTISL; from the coding sequence TTGTTTACGACATATAATGAAGCCCTAGACTGGATCCATGGAAGACTACGACTGGGGATTAAGCCTGGTCTGAAACGAATGGAATGGATGATGGACAAGCTCGGCTCTCCGGAAGACAATATCAAGGCTGTCCATATCGGCGGGACTAATGGCAAAGGTTCAACCGTCACTTTTTTGCGTGCGATTCTCCAGACGGGTGGCTATACAGTTGGTACATTTACCTCACCATATATTGAACAATTTAACGAACGAATTAGTGTCAATGGCAAACCGATTACCGATGAGGAACTTGTACAGCTGGCAAACGTCATTCGTCCACTGGCAGATGAACTAGAGATGACAGAGCTTGGCGGACCGACCGAATTCGAGGTCATAACTGCGATGGCGTTCTATTATTTTGCCAAGATAAAAAAGGTAGATATGGTTATTTTTGAAGTTGGGCTGGGAGGGCGATTTGATTCCACCAATATCATTCAACCACTAGCATCAATTATTACCAACATCGGCCTTGACCACACGAATATCCTCGGAAACACGTATGAGGAAATTGCCTTTGAAAAAGCCGGAATTATTAAAGATGGCACACCTGTTTTTACAGCGGTCAAACAATCAGGTGCGCTAAGGGTGATTGAAGAGCAGGCTGAAAAAAAATCAGCACCAATCATTAGAATCAATCAGGAGTTTTCGATTAGTGACCACGAATCATTAACAAGAGGAGAACAATTCACATTGTCAGCCCCGCTGCAAACTCTCAAGGATCTCGAGATTAGCATGATGGGCCAGCATCAAACGGAAAATGCGGCACTAGCCATCCTGACTGTTCAATATTTAAATGGGAAGGGCCTTTTCACCGTCATGGAGCAAGGAATCCGAAGCGGATTAATGCAGGCGTATTGGCCTGGAAGATTTGAAGTTCTTTCAGAAAGACCGCTCGTCATCATTGACGGTGCCCATAATGAAGAAGGCATAACTACGCTCGTCCATGAACTTTCTACCCGCTTCAATGACCGGAATATCCATATTGTATTTGCGGCATTAACAGATAAAAAGCTGGATGAAATGATTGGCAAGCTTGATCATGTTGCTAATCAAATTTCTTTTGTCAGCTTTGATTTTCCACGTGCTGCGAAAGCGGAACAATTGCTCAACCTTAGTCAATCGTCCAACAAACTGGCAGTCGATCATTGGCAATCCTATCTTTTAGAAGAAATGAAAACGCTGGGAGACAAGGATTTGTTAGTAGTGACGGGTTCACTCTATTTTATTTCGGAAGCGAAACCATATTTATGTAAATATCTGAAAAATGTAACGATTTCCTTATGA